The sequence CAATTTTAAGATCGGGCAGTCCATGCTGCCTTGTTCCGAAAAATTCTCCGGGCCCCCTTATCAGAAGGTCTTTTTCCGATATGACAAAACCGTCTGTGGTCTCCTGCATGACCTTCATTCTCTCTTTTGCAATCTGGCTTTTGCTCTCATTATAAAGAATGCAGTAGGACTGGTGCGGCCCTCTTCCCACCCGGCCTCTCAATTGATGAAGCTGGGCAAGTCCAAACCTTTCGGCATTTTCAACAACCATCAGTGTTGCATTGGGAACATTCACTCCGACCTCTACAACTGTAGTGGACACAAGAATGTCAATTTCGCCTTTTAAAAACTTCTGCATGACCTCTTCTTTTTCGCCGGCAGGCATCTTTCCATGCAGCAAACCGACTCTAAAATCTTTAAAATCTTCTTTCGCTATCTTTTCCGCAGTTTTTAGAGCTGATTTTGCCTCTATTTCATCCGATTCATCCACCAGAGGACATATTATATAAGCCTGTCTTCCCTCAAGTATCTGTTTTTTTATAAAATTGTTTATTCTCTGCCTCATGCTGTTGTCAACCGCATAGGTTTTCACAGGCTTTCTTCCCGGCGGAAGTTCGTCAATTATCGATATGTCCAAATCCCCGTAAAGGATTAGCGCAAGAGTTCTGGGAATGGGTGTGGCAGTCATTACAAGAATATCCGGGTTTATTCCCTTGTTGGAAAGCATAGCCCTTTGTCTTACCCCAAAACGGTGCTGCTCATCGGTTATAACCAGCCCAAGCTTTGAAAACTTGACCTTTTCCTCAATAAGTGCATGGGTGCCTATAACTATATTAACCTCGCCGGATTCAATTTTTGAAAGAATTTCACTCCTTTGCTTCTTTGTCTGGCTTCCCACCAGCAAGGCAACATTTATCCCGTGCTTTCCCATAATATCCTTTAACGATTCATAGTGCTGCTTTGCAAGAATCTCCGTAGGAACCATCATTGCCCCCTGATATCCGCTCTTTACCGCTTTAGCCAGCGCCAGAGCCGCAACAATCGTCTTGCCGGAGCCCACATCCCCCTGCACAAGCCTGTTCATTACACGGTTGCTTTCCATATCCTTTTCTATCTCTTCCCACACCCTCTTCTGGGCATTGGTAAGCGTAAAGCCTATGCTGTTTATAAAGTCAACCATCTCTTTTCGGTTTGGCGCAAAAGCAATACCTTCTTTTCCGTCGGAAAGTA comes from Acetivibrio thermocellus ATCC 27405 and encodes:
- the recG gene encoding ATP-dependent DNA helicase RecG gives rise to the protein MNGDMKEILKKSIKNVKGVGDARAKLFHKLGIFSIEDLITHFPYDYEDRSNIKKICQLTEGESCTFEGIIMSKVTERKIRQGLTLYQAYIKDDTGTIIATWYNQPYIKKVLTVGESYIFYGKIVRGYKTLEVQNPVYEKACKEEHKNTMKIVPVYHATANLTQNTIRTVMQNALELVDGNLEDVLPLWVRKKYCLCDINYAFSNIHFPRNDGDIKNARYRLVFEELFLLQLGLLSVKTVLSDGKEGIAFAPNRKEMVDFINSIGFTLTNAQKRVWEEIEKDMESNRVMNRLVQGDVGSGKTIVAALALAKAVKSGYQGAMMVPTEILAKQHYESLKDIMGKHGINVALLVGSQTKKQRSEILSKIESGEVNIVIGTHALIEEKVKFSKLGLVITDEQHRFGVRQRAMLSNKGINPDILVMTATPIPRTLALILYGDLDISIIDELPPGRKPVKTYAVDNSMRQRINNFIKKQILEGRQAYIICPLVDESDEIEAKSALKTAEKIAKEDFKDFRVGLLHGKMPAGEKEEVMQKFLKGEIDILVSTTVVEVGVNVPNATLMVVENAERFGLAQLHQLRGRVGRGPHQSYCILYNESKSQIAKERMKVMQETTDGFVISEKDLLIRGPGEFFGTRQHGLPDLKIANLYRDMEILKKAQEAAQEILKRDRNLFMEENLKLKEKIAEKFIEKIHDVSLN